From the Excalfactoria chinensis isolate bCotChi1 chromosome 1, bCotChi1.hap2, whole genome shotgun sequence genome, one window contains:
- the HEBP1 gene encoding heme-binding protein 1, with the protein MLGMIKNSLLSTVETWPYRVLSKGEKEQLSYEERECEGGQFAVVEVTGKPFDEASKEAALKLLKYVGGSNDKGAGMGMTAPVSITAFPAEDGSLQQKVKVYLRIPNQFQASPPRPSDESIKIEERQGMTIYSTQFGGYAKEVDYVNYAAKLKTALGSEAAYRKDFYFCNGYDPPMKPYGRRNEVWFVKE; encoded by the exons ATGCTGGGCATGATCAAGAACTCCCTGCTGAGCACGGTGGAGACGTGGCCCTACCGGGTGCTGAGCAAAGGGGAGAAG GAGCAGCTAAGCTACGAGGAGAGGGAGTGTGAAGGTGGGCAGTTTGCTGTGGTGGAGGTGACGGGGAAGCCCTTTGATGAAGCCTCAAAGGAAGCAGCGCTGAAACTTCTCAAGTATGTTGGAGGAAGCAATGACAAAG GCGCTGGAATGGGCATGACTGCTCctgtctccatcactgcttttcctgctgaagATGGCTCCTTACAGCAGAAAGTGAAGGTCTATCTGCGAATCCCAAACCAGTTTCAAGCAAGTCCTCCCCGTCCTAGTGATGAAAGCATTAAGATTGAAGAGAGACAAGGGATGACCATTTATTCCAC GCAGTTTGGTGGCTATGCCAAAGAGGTGGACTATGTGAACTACGCTGCCAAACTGAAGACTGCTCTGGGAAGTGAAGCTGCATACCGCAAGGATTTCTACTTCTGCAATGGTTATGACCCCCCTATGAAGCCTTATGGAAGACGCAATGAGGTCTGGTTTGTAAAAGAGTGA